One Brevibacterium spongiae DNA segment encodes these proteins:
- a CDS encoding FCD domain-containing protein yields MYSPEFRREAVAALRTSTLAEVALATGASPTSLRRWANRSDLNDRPRSGRPPIQATADQVVEALVATAGARISGRDYSTRALADATGLSQSIVSRSVRSLTLPVTEVAGGRELVLVASGFPMVIVGTRSVEPADEAVGAGQVGGSVPPRRIQRRIAGITAALRSAGVGRWGQRFDSEHRQVPTAELVELIRGDADFLVFDPLGEVPGGLITGGEARVSVCTDFTEFLEALKVMLAGCEDIPGALLDLVAARVRHGLEGVLWRESAQAELTESSITSDSMEISSWLPKETRSITEHLAIALREEIIDSAYEPGDRINPRLLSRRMRVPRASVDAALRRMVDDKLLDGSRGGARIPLITTVDVLDLYAARMAIGEVVLRSLALRPQRYLVPVQLALRQVEVSAPTRSGIDVEDADLHFQQELARASGLRESARTFEAVTLRLRLFISVLQLDYSPASDRIVSDDRAIFRALSRADAKTAVEVWRGKVDNAVRHMAGLLGRRRFDQQLWTQLTRSLG; encoded by the coding sequence ATGTATTCCCCTGAATTCCGTCGCGAGGCAGTGGCGGCGTTGAGGACCTCGACCCTCGCCGAGGTGGCCCTGGCCACGGGTGCCTCACCGACGTCCCTGCGGCGCTGGGCAAACCGGTCGGATCTGAACGACCGCCCGCGCAGCGGGCGACCGCCGATCCAGGCGACAGCGGATCAGGTCGTCGAGGCGCTCGTCGCCACCGCCGGTGCGCGGATTTCGGGGCGGGACTATTCGACTCGTGCGCTGGCGGACGCGACGGGGCTGAGCCAGAGCATCGTCTCCCGCTCCGTCCGCTCTCTCACCCTGCCCGTCACCGAGGTGGCAGGCGGTCGCGAGCTCGTCCTCGTCGCCAGCGGATTCCCGATGGTCATCGTCGGAACGCGGTCCGTCGAACCTGCTGATGAGGCCGTGGGTGCGGGGCAGGTGGGCGGTTCGGTGCCGCCGCGCCGGATCCAGCGCAGGATCGCCGGAATCACCGCGGCGCTGCGTTCGGCCGGAGTGGGACGCTGGGGTCAGCGCTTCGACAGCGAGCACCGACAGGTTCCCACCGCTGAGCTGGTCGAACTCATCCGCGGCGACGCAGACTTCCTCGTCTTCGACCCCCTGGGCGAGGTTCCAGGCGGCCTCATCACCGGTGGCGAGGCGCGCGTGAGCGTCTGCACGGACTTCACGGAATTTCTCGAGGCGCTCAAGGTCATGCTCGCCGGGTGCGAGGATATCCCCGGAGCCCTGCTCGACCTCGTCGCCGCACGAGTCAGGCACGGGCTCGAGGGCGTGCTGTGGCGGGAGTCCGCTCAGGCCGAACTCACGGAAAGTTCCATTACTTCTGACTCAATGGAGATCTCTTCGTGGCTTCCGAAGGAGACCCGATCGATCACCGAGCACCTGGCGATCGCGCTGCGTGAGGAGATCATCGACTCCGCCTACGAACCCGGTGACCGGATCAATCCGCGCCTGCTGTCCAGACGCATGCGCGTGCCCAGGGCCTCTGTCGACGCGGCCCTGCGTCGCATGGTCGATGACAAGCTGCTCGACGGCTCCCGCGGCGGGGCCAGGATCCCGCTCATCACCACTGTCGATGTGCTCGACCTCTACGCCGCCCGCATGGCCATCGGGGAGGTCGTGCTGAGGTCGCTGGCCCTGCGCCCGCAGCGCTACCTCGTGCCCGTGCAGCTGGCGCTGCGGCAGGTTGAAGTCTCTGCTCCCACACGCAGCGGAATCGACGTCGAGGATGCCGACCTCCACTTTCAGCAGGAGCTTGCCCGTGCCTCGGGGCTGCGGGAATCGGCGCGGACCTTCGAGGCGGTGACCCTGCGGCTGCGCCTCTTCATCTCCGTGCTCCAGCTCGACTATTCGCCGGCCAGCGATCGCATCGTCAGCGACGACCGGGCGATCTTCCGGGCGCTCAGCCGAGCGGATGCGAAGACCGCTGTCGAGGTGTGGCGCGGCAAGGTCGACAATGCGGTGCGGCATATGGCCGGCCTGCTCGGCCGGCGTCGCTTCGACCAGCAGCTGTGGACTCAGCTCACCCGCAGCCTCGGATGA
- the udk gene encoding uridine kinase, whose product MDTLVVGVAGGTGSGKTTLTQALLDKCEGPPSVLYHDNYYKRRDELTYEEREKVNYDDLDAFDNDLFVDHLTALRNSVSVESPVYDFSIHNRSDETTLVEPAQVIIVEGILIFAEPRICRLLDIKLFVDTDADVRLLRRIKRDVVDRGRTLQSVEDQYLGTVKPMHELYVEPSKRNADLIIPDGGHNIVAMDMVLNRIQRGVG is encoded by the coding sequence GTGGACACTTTGGTTGTGGGCGTGGCCGGCGGAACCGGCAGCGGAAAGACGACGCTGACTCAGGCGCTGTTGGACAAATGTGAGGGCCCGCCGTCGGTGCTCTACCACGACAACTACTACAAACGGCGCGACGAGCTGACGTACGAAGAACGCGAGAAGGTCAACTACGACGATCTCGACGCCTTCGACAACGACCTCTTCGTCGATCATCTCACCGCACTGCGGAACTCCGTTTCGGTCGAGAGTCCTGTCTATGACTTCTCGATCCACAACCGCAGCGATGAGACGACGCTGGTCGAACCCGCACAGGTGATCATCGTCGAGGGCATCCTCATCTTCGCGGAACCGCGGATCTGCCGGCTGCTCGACATCAAACTCTTCGTCGACACCGACGCGGATGTGCGTCTGCTGCGGCGGATCAAACGCGATGTCGTCGACCGCGGACGGACCCTGCAGTCGGTGGAGGACCAGTACCTGGGCACGGTCAAACCGATGCACGAGCTCTACGTCGAACCCTCGAAGCGCAATGCCGACCTCATCATTCCCGACGGCGGCCACAACATCGTCGCCATGGACATGGTCCTCAACCGGATCCAGCGCGGGGTCGGCTGA